One genomic window of Quercus lobata isolate SW786 chromosome 9, ValleyOak3.0 Primary Assembly, whole genome shotgun sequence includes the following:
- the LOC115959067 gene encoding wall-associated receptor kinase 3-like — protein MYTISKFKNKFTVVGCDTSAYLHGFQKGERYTIGCTSVCNSLRNVVDGSCSGVGCCEVAIPDGSDSISVEVKSFNNHTNVSNFNPCGYAFVVEQGKFYFSHHYLRNLSNDKLPMVLKWAVGNETCQEAAKKKKKIVCKGNSECTDYPTVSGYRCNCKSGYRGNPYLSHGCQDIDKCENPTLNDCTKAKHCVNTKGGYTCGCSKWYHGDGRKNGEGCIADPLLVLKIAFVAGISLIAIVVVCSWLYFVIKKRRLVKLKEKYFQQNGGLILQQQLSSEEGSSKTFKTFTAKELKKATSYYDKSKIIGRGGYGIVYKGFLPDNRIVAIKKSKTVDENQIEQFINEVVVLSQINHRNVVKLLGCCLETQVPLLVYEYVPNGALFNHIHKESITSTISLSWNTRLRIAVEIADALSYLHSAASIPIIHRDVKSTNILLDDDFIAKVSDFGTSRLVPRDQKQLVTVVQGTLGYLDPEYMLTNQLTEKSDVYSFGVVLVELLTGQKALSFARPEEQSSLAMYFLYALKEDKLFEILANGIADEDNMEQVKEFMKLATKCLKVKGDERPTMKEVASELDGLRKMEKHPWDNVESN, from the exons ATGTACACCATTTCCAAGTTCAAAAATAAGTTCACCGTTGTTGGATGTGACACTTCTGCATACCTTCATGGGTTCCAGAAAGGAGAACGGTACACGATCGGGTGCACGTCTGTATGTAATAGCCTTCGCAATGTGGTCGATGGGTCATGCTCTGGTGTTGGGTGTTGCGAGGTAGCAATTCCTGATGGATCAGATTCTATATCAGTAGAAGTAAAAAGTTTTAACAACCATACAAATGTGTCAAACTTCAATCCCTGCGGCTATGCTTTTGTTGTGGAACAAGGAAAGTTCTATTTCTCCCATCATTACCTCCGTAACCTATCAAATGACAAGCTCCCTATGGTGCTTAAATGGGCAGTTGGGAATGAGACATGTCAAGAagcagctaaaaaaaaaaagaaaatcgtaTGTAAGGGAAATAGCGAATGCACAGACTACCCTACCGTTTCAGGATACCGATGCAACTGCAAGTCGGGTTACAGAGGGAACCCATACCTTTCCCATGGTTGCCAAG ACATTGACAAGTGTGAGAATCCAACTCTCAATGATTGCACAAAAGCAAAACATTGTGTCAACACAAAAGGGGGTTATACATGTGGTTGTTCAAAGTGGTACCATGGGGATGGAAGAAAAAATGGTGAAGGTTGTATTGCGGATCCCCTACTTGTGCTTAAGATTGCCTTTG TTGCTGGAATAAGTTTAATTGCTATAGTTGTGGTTTGCTCTTGGTTGTACTTTGTAATCAAGAAAAGAAGGCTAGTcaagcttaaagaaaaatattttcaacaaaatggGGGATTGATTTTGCAACAACAACTATCTAGTGAAGAAGGATCTAGTAAAACATTCAAAACCTTCACTGCTAAAGAGCTAAAAAAGGCTACTAGCTACTATGATAAGAGCAAGATCATTGGCAGAGGAGGTTATGGCATAGTTTATAAAGGATTCTTACCAGATAATAGGATTGTTGCAATTAAGAAGTCCAAAACCGTAGATGAAAACCAAATAGAGCAGTTCATTAACGAAGTGGTTGTTCTCTCCCAAATCAACCACAGGAATGTAGTCAAATTATTAGGTTGTTGTTTAGAGACACAAGTTCCTTTATTAGTCTATGAATATGTCCCTAATGGTGCCCTCTTCAATCACATACATAAAGAAAGCATCACATCCACCATATCATTATCATGGAATACTCGTTTGAGGATAGCTGTAGAAATAGCAGATGCACTATCATATTTGCACTCCGCAGCTTCTATACCTATAATTCATAGAGATGTCAAGTCTACAAACATACTGCTCGATGATGATTTTATTGCAAAAGTCTCTGACTTTGGAACTTCAAGGTTGGTTCCACGAGATCAAAAGCAATTAGTTACTGTAGTGCAAGGAACTCTTGGATATTTGGATCCTGAATACATGCTAACAAATCAATTGACGGAGAAAAGTGATGTTTATAGCTTTGGAGTGGTCCTTGTGGAGCTACTAACAGGACAGAAGGCACTTTCATTTGCTAGGCCTGAAGAACAGAGTAGTCTAGCTATGTATTTTCTTTACGCATTGAAAGAGGATAAATTGTTTGAAATTCTTGCAAATGGTATAGCGGATGAGGATAATATGGAGCAAGTCAAGGAATTTATGAAGCTTGCAACAAAGTGCTTAAAGGTAAAAGGGGATGAGAGGCCTACTATGAAGGAAGTTGCAAGTGAGTTAGATGGACTGAGAAAGATGGAGAAGCATCCGTGGGATAATGTTGAATCGAATTGA
- the LOC115960674 gene encoding wall-associated receptor kinase 2-like — protein MGIHGMLLVVQISLLGLIISSIMVAAAASLAKFDCPNKCGDVEIPYPFGLKKGCSLNEDFLITCDNEVAKTGDVTVKNISIENHQLRVLHFVARDCYHQHRSQEYNEPFVWPSTFIISQSRNKFTVVGCDTYAILHGVHNGEYYSSGCLTVCKSLHSVRNGSCSGCGCCQVAIPAGLRNISMEVDSFNNHTNVSDFNPCSSAFIVEKGEFNFSSNYLRNMSKEMLPIVLDWTIGKETCEEAARNKTNFACKRNSECRDHFSTKLGYQCSCKPGYRGNPYLYNGCQDINECEHSAHNNCIKAKNCVNTKGNYTCRCPKWYHGDGRKGGEGCIPEPFLMLKIAGVAVISLIAILVISFWLYFLIKKRRLIKLKEKFFRQNGGLILQQQLSTMEGYSETTKIYTAKDLKKATNNYDASRIIGQGGYGVVYKGFLQNNKVVAIKKSKTVDQEQIEQFITEVVVLIQVNHRNVVQLLGCCLETRVPLLVYEFVPNSTLFKHIHHASTISWETRLRIAIEIADALSYLHSAASIPIIHRDIKSTNILLDDDFTAKVSDFGTSRLVPRGQKQLPTVVQGTLGYLDPEYMQTNQFTEKSDVYSFGVVLVELLTGQKVLSLLRPMEQRSLAMYLLCALKEDRLFEILEKRIMDEGNTEQLKEFAKLAAKCLEVKGDERPTMKEVAIELYGLRQMKHLWDNDESNFMEETGPVIGEC, from the exons ATGGGCATACATGGGATGCTCTTAGTCGTCCAGATATCACTGTTAGGGCTGATAATATCATCAATAATGGTGGCAGCAGCAGCATCTCTAGCCAAGTTTGACTGCCCCAACAAGTGTGGAGATGTAGAAATTCCATACCCATTTGGCTTGAAGAAAGGCTGCTCGCTGAATGAGGACTTTCTCATCACTTGTGACAATGAAGTAGCAAAAACAGGTGATGTTACTGTTAAGAACATATCCATTGAGAATCATCAGTTGCGTGTCTTGCACTTTGTAGCCCGAGACTGTTACCACCAACATCGCAGTCAGGAGTACAATGAGCCCTTCGTCTGGCCTTCGACGTTCATAATTTCTCAGAGCAGAAATAAATTCACAGTTGTTGGCTGTGACACTTACGCAATCCTTCATGGTGTACACAACGGAGAATATTACTCAAGTGGGTGCTTGACTGTGTGCAAAAGCCTTCACAGTGTGAGGAATGGGTCATGCTCTGGTTGTGGGTGTTGCCAGGTAGCAATTCCCGCtggattaagaaatatatcaaTGGAGGTAGATAGCTttaacaatcacacaaatgtaTCGGACTTCAATCCCTGCAGCTCTGCTTTTATTGTGGAAAAAGGCGAGTTCAATTTCTCCTCTAATTATCTCAGAAATATGTCAAAGGAAATGCTCCCTATAGTGCTTGACTGGACAATTGGGAAAGAGACATGTGAAGAAGCAGCtcgaaacaaaacaaatttcgCATGTAAGAGGAATAGTGAATGCCGTGATCACTTCTCTACGAAGTTAGGATACCAATGCAGTTGCAAGCCGGGTTATCGAGGGAATCCATATCTATATAATGGTTGTCAAG ACATTAATGAGTGTGAGCATTCAGCTCATAATAATtgcataaaagcaaaaaactgTGTCAACACAAAAGGAAACTACACATGTCGTTGTCCGAAGTGGTACCATGGGGACGGAAGAAAAGGTGGTGAAGGTTGTATTCCGGAGCCCTTCCTAATGTTAAAGATTGCCGGTG TTGCTGTCATAAGCTTAATTGCTATACTAGTGATTAGCTTTTGGCTGTACTTtttaatcaagaaaagaagGCTCATCAAGCTCAAAGAAAAATTTTTCCGACAAAATGGAGGATTGATTTTGCAACAACAACTCTCTACCATGGAAGGATATAGTGAAACAACCAAAATTTACACTGCTAAAGACCTAAAGAAAGCCACCAACAACTATGATGCAAGCAGGATCATTGGCCAAGGGGGTTATGGAGTCGTTTATAAAggatttttacaaaataataaggTTGTTGCAATCAAGAAGTCTAAAACAGTAGATCAAGAACAAATTGAGCAATTCATTACCGAAGTGGTTGTTCTCATCCAAGTTAACCATAGAAATGTGGTCCAATTATTAGGGTGTTGTTTAGAGACACGAGTTCCATTATTAGTTTATGAATTTGTCCCTAATAGTACTCTCTTCAAGCACATACATCATGCATCCACCATATCATGGGAAACCCGTCTAAGGATAGCTATAGAAATAGCAGATGCACTATCTTATCTACACTCTGCAGCTTCTATACCTATAATTCATAGAGATATCAAGTCCACAAACATATTGCTTGATGATGATTTCACTGCAAAAGTCTCTGACTTTGGAACTTCAAGGTTGGTTCCACGAGGTCAAAAGCAATTACCTACTGTAGTACAAGGTACTCTTGGATATTTGGATCCTGAATACATGCAGACAAATCAATTTACagaaaaaagtgatgtttatagttttggagTGGTACTTGTGGAGCTATTAACAGGACAAAAGGTACTTTCGCTTTTAAGGCCTATGGAGCAAAGAAGTCTAGCTATGTATTTGCTTTGCGCATTGAAAGAGGATCGGTTGTTTGAAATTCTTGAAAAGCGTATTATGGATGAGGGAAACACGGAGCAACTCAAGGAATTTGCAAAGCTTGCAGCGAAGTGCTTAGAAGTAAAAGGGGACGAGAGGCCTACTATGAAGGAAGTAGCAATTGAGTTATATGGATTGAGACAGATGAAGCATTTGTGGGATAATGATGAATCAAATTTTATGGAAGAGACCGGACCCGTGATTGGTGAATGTTGA
- the LOC115961612 gene encoding wall-associated receptor kinase-like 1: MVSSWLYFLIKKRKLVKLKEQFFQQNGGLILQQQLSNKEGSSETTKIYTAKELNKATKNYDASRIMGQEGYGTVYNGVLLDHRIVEIKKFKTIDKNQIEQFINKIVILSQINHRNVVQLLECYLETEVPFLVYDFVPNGTLFNHIYHESNASTVSWETHLRIAVETTIALSNLHSAALVPIIHRDIKSTNILLNQDFIAKISNFGTSRLVPLDQMQIALAVQGTLGYLDPGYIQTNQLTKKSDVYSFGTWYSWSY; the protein is encoded by the coding sequence ATGGTTAGCTCTTggctatattttttaatcaagaaaagaaagcttGTTAAGCTTAAAGAacaattttttcaacaaaatggAGGGTTGATTTTGCAACAACAACTCTCCAATAAAGAAGGATCTAGTGAAACAACCAAAATTTACACTGCTAAAGAGCTAAACAAGGCCACTAAAAATTATGATGCGAGTAGGATTATGGGCCAAGAAGGTTATGGAACAGTTTATAACGGAGTTCTACTAGATCATAGGATtgttgaaatcaagaagttcaAAACAATTGATAAAAACCAAATTGAGCAATTCATTAACAAAATAGTCATTCTCTCCCAAATTAACCATAGGAATGTGGTCCAATTATTGGAGTGTTATTTAGAGACTGAAGTTCCCTTCTTAGTTTATGATTTTGTCCCTAATGGCACCCTTTTCAATCACATCTATCATGAAAGCAATGCATCCACCGTATCATGGGAAACTCATCTAAGGATAGCTGTGGAAACAACAATTGCATTGTCAAATTTGCACTCTGCAGCTCTAGTACCTATAATTCATAGAGATATCAAATCTACAAATATATTGCTCAATCAGGATTTCATTGCAAAAATCTCTAATTTTGGAACTTCAAGGTTGGTTCCACTAGATCAAATGCAAATAGCCCTTGCAGTGCAAGGAACTCTTGGATATTTGGATCCTGGATACATACAAACAAATCAATTGACGAAGAAAAGTGATGTTTATAGCTTTGGAACATGGTACTCATGGAGCTACTAA